The Niastella koreensis GR20-10 genome includes a window with the following:
- a CDS encoding T9SS type A sorting domain-containing protein — protein sequence MKRYLLSVVLIAATIAAHAQLEEDFSPNPTGWTLSSGAGFGTIGNGNSVVTTPGVGGNNPASIGTPAVNKTSNTVKVCFDIWAYTANLNNQIAFPCATYADVLFVNSAVTNANDAQVAANIYARQDNYLLPTNGGTTCFTFTFPANVTASDFKVFISFHAGCTQSGTKYVIDNVSISGVTLICGGTNCAPVALDDLFNRGNNNELSFSGALYGSNLNYPSGYTVDATGTDNDQNDAYADLNWKVLTQPVGGSVTVNTDGTFTVTRNSNSITQLTFTYQLTDDGPDNNFLTTADNMTDNATVTINWPAAGSLPVTLVNFNAARNGSTVSLTWTTNIESDNTGFNVQRSNGNGAFETVGFVASKAPDGMSATPINYQYRETNNATGNTYYRLSQVDKDGKTTVSAVKGVRGMQDNARMTVYPNPAQSGNMNVLFGSSAIRNIVITDLSGKTLKQWNDYHDDNMVITGLRTGVYILIATNKATSEKLMQKLVVL from the coding sequence ATGAAGCGGTATTTACTATCAGTAGTTCTTATTGCAGCCACTATTGCTGCCCATGCACAATTAGAAGAAGATTTTAGTCCTAACCCCACTGGCTGGACGCTTTCCTCAGGCGCCGGTTTTGGCACCATTGGGAATGGTAACAGTGTGGTTACCACGCCCGGAGTAGGCGGTAATAACCCGGCAAGTATTGGTACACCGGCGGTAAACAAAACCTCCAACACCGTAAAAGTTTGTTTCGATATTTGGGCTTATACAGCCAACCTCAACAACCAGATCGCTTTTCCCTGTGCTACGTATGCCGATGTTTTATTTGTAAATTCAGCAGTTACGAATGCAAATGATGCCCAGGTGGCTGCCAATATTTATGCCCGCCAGGATAATTACCTGTTGCCTACCAATGGCGGCACTACCTGTTTTACCTTTACTTTTCCGGCAAACGTAACCGCCAGTGATTTTAAAGTATTTATTTCATTTCATGCAGGCTGTACGCAGAGCGGTACCAAATACGTGATCGATAATGTTTCCATCAGCGGGGTAACGCTTATTTGTGGAGGTACTAACTGTGCGCCCGTAGCCCTGGATGACCTGTTTAATCGTGGTAATAATAACGAGCTCTCCTTCAGTGGTGCTTTATATGGTTCTAATTTAAATTATCCCAGCGGTTATACCGTAGATGCCACCGGTACAGACAATGACCAGAACGATGCCTATGCCGATTTAAATTGGAAAGTATTGACACAACCCGTTGGAGGATCTGTAACTGTGAATACCGATGGCACCTTTACAGTTACCCGCAACTCCAACTCCATTACCCAGTTAACGTTCACTTACCAGTTAACAGATGACGGTCCGGATAACAATTTCTTAACCACTGCCGATAACATGACAGATAATGCAACCGTGACCATCAACTGGCCGGCAGCAGGATCACTACCCGTAACGCTGGTGAATTTCAACGCAGCCCGTAATGGTTCCACCGTATCGCTGACCTGGACTACCAACATTGAAAGCGATAATACCGGATTCAACGTGCAACGAAGCAATGGCAACGGCGCCTTTGAAACAGTGGGTTTTGTAGCCTCTAAGGCGCCAGACGGCATGAGCGCCACGCCCATCAATTATCAATACAGGGAAACAAATAACGCCACCGGCAATACCTATTATCGTTTGTCGCAGGTAGATAAAGATGGTAAGACGACCGTATCAGCCGTTAAAGGAGTACGCGGCATGCAGGACAATGCCCGGATGACGGTATATCCCAACCCGGCGCAGTCAGGCAATATGAATGTGTTGTTTGGCAGCAGCGCCATTCGCAACATTGTGATCACCGACCTGAGTGGAAAAACGTTGAAACAGTGGAACGATTATCATGATGATAATATGGTAATAACCGGTCTGCGCACAGGAGTGTATATATTAATTGCAACAAATAAAGCAACCAGCGAAAAGCTGATGCAAAAACTTGTGGTTTTATAG
- a CDS encoding T9SS type A sorting domain-containing protein, with translation MKRMLQTGALLLLCATWTTIVRAQLEEDFTPHPANWILASGFSYHTINGNDVVLSSNGSSGNGTIGTPIVMKSANTSTVNFCASIFGYTPQDALTSLPCAATYDLYFTNTNVNNSNDLDETDPTKVYGTVKGLVVPASGGKVCNSFTFPASVTVTQFRVFLVINPGCNMGNVRFAFDDFVITGLTEVCTGAACPPVALPDVFFTGPVLSANVVLYGPNAAYPAPPAGYQASANGLDNDPNDPYSALTWTLQTPPDPATGSVTMNPGGQGTATVTRANTSVTLVNFIYQLCDPNGNCDTAAVSVTFPAGGALPISLLNFKGNRNGGNVTLKWITTNENNNAGFEIQRIVNGEYKKVGYVASKSGSGDFQVTYQFDEINFVNAVSWYRLVQINQDGSRQIMPSLAIRGLDELKKMLIYPNPGIAINVLFASTSVRDVAIIDVSGKLLKRWNNYSDDNITISGLQPGMYMLRVIDRKTKLQTVSKIQITK, from the coding sequence ATGAAGAGAATGCTACAAACAGGCGCATTACTATTGTTATGTGCAACATGGACCACTATAGTTCGGGCTCAGTTAGAAGAAGATTTTACGCCCCATCCGGCAAACTGGATCCTTGCCAGCGGGTTTAGTTATCACACCATAAATGGCAACGATGTCGTTCTTTCATCCAACGGCAGCAGCGGCAACGGTACTATTGGAACGCCCATTGTAATGAAATCGGCCAATACCAGCACGGTAAACTTTTGTGCAAGCATCTTTGGTTATACGCCGCAGGATGCGCTTACATCATTGCCCTGCGCCGCCACGTACGATCTGTATTTCACCAACACCAACGTGAATAACAGCAACGATCTTGATGAAACCGATCCCACCAAAGTATATGGCACGGTTAAAGGATTAGTGGTACCGGCAAGCGGCGGAAAAGTTTGTAACTCGTTCACTTTTCCGGCATCGGTTACGGTTACGCAGTTCCGGGTGTTCCTGGTAATTAATCCAGGTTGTAATATGGGCAACGTACGTTTTGCCTTTGATGATTTTGTAATTACCGGATTAACCGAAGTGTGTACCGGTGCTGCCTGTCCGCCGGTAGCATTGCCTGATGTGTTCTTTACAGGTCCGGTGCTTTCTGCCAATGTTGTTTTATATGGACCGAATGCAGCTTATCCGGCCCCTCCGGCAGGTTACCAGGCATCGGCAAACGGTTTGGATAACGATCCCAACGATCCCTATTCCGCATTAACCTGGACCCTGCAAACACCCCCGGACCCGGCCACCGGCAGTGTTACCATGAACCCCGGCGGACAGGGAACTGCAACGGTTACCCGTGCAAATACTTCTGTCACGCTGGTAAACTTCATCTATCAGTTGTGCGATCCCAACGGCAATTGCGACACTGCTGCGGTAAGTGTGACCTTCCCGGCAGGAGGTGCTTTGCCCATTTCGCTGTTAAACTTTAAAGGCAATCGCAATGGCGGTAACGTTACGTTGAAATGGATTACTACCAACGAAAATAATAATGCCGGGTTTGAAATACAACGGATCGTAAATGGAGAATACAAAAAGGTGGGCTATGTAGCCAGCAAAAGCGGATCAGGCGATTTTCAGGTGACCTACCAGTTTGATGAAATAAACTTTGTGAATGCCGTAAGCTGGTACCGCCTGGTACAGATTAACCAGGATGGCAGCAGGCAGATCATGCCTTCACTGGCCATTCGGGGATTGGATGAGTTGAAGAAGATGCTCATCTATCCTAACCCGGGTATTGCGATCAATGTATTATTCGCCAGTACCTCGGTACGCGATGTAGCCATTATAGATGTGAGTGGTAAACTGTTGAAACGCTGGAATAATTACAGCGATGATAACATTACCATCAGCGGGTTGCAGCCAGGCATGTATATGCTGCGGGTAATTGACAGGAAAACCAAATTGCAAACCGTATCTAAGATCCAGATTACTAAATAG
- the cmk gene encoding (d)CMP kinase, translating into MEHKIIITIDGWSSCGKSTLAKQLARELGYIYIDSGAMYRAITLYFLRNHVDWTHPEIVHEAMQHVKLTFMSNHKSGQSEMHLNGENVEYVIRDLVVAEKVSEVAAIREVREFAVRQQQEMGKNRGIVMDGRDIGTVVFPHAELKIFMTADNEIRVKRRFQELYEKNPNITMEEVRANLEMRDYIDSHREVSPLRKADDALELDNSHLTIKEQLEIAKKWVHERLPATKG; encoded by the coding sequence ATGGAACATAAGATTATAATCACCATCGACGGGTGGTCGTCTTGCGGAAAAAGTACACTGGCCAAACAGCTGGCCCGGGAGTTAGGATACATCTATATTGACAGTGGCGCCATGTACCGGGCTATTACCCTTTATTTTCTGCGTAATCACGTTGACTGGACACATCCTGAGATCGTTCATGAGGCGATGCAACATGTAAAGCTTACGTTTATGTCGAACCACAAATCCGGTCAAAGTGAGATGCACCTGAACGGGGAGAACGTGGAATATGTGATCCGCGACCTGGTAGTAGCCGAAAAAGTGAGCGAGGTGGCGGCTATCCGGGAAGTTCGGGAATTTGCCGTACGCCAGCAGCAGGAGATGGGTAAAAACCGGGGGATAGTGATGGATGGCCGGGATATCGGTACCGTGGTATTTCCCCATGCCGAGTTGAAGATCTTTATGACGGCCGATAACGAGATCAGGGTTAAACGCCGTTTCCAGGAACTGTACGAAAAGAACCCCAACATTACCATGGAAGAGGTAAGGGCCAACCTGGAGATGCGCGATTATATTGATTCTCATCGCGAAGTAAGCCCATTGCGCAAGGCAGATGATGCCCTGGAGCTGGACAACTCGCACCTCACCATCAAAGAACAGCTGGAGATTGCCAAGAAATGGGTGCATGAGCGGCTGCCGGCCACTAAGGGTTAG
- a CDS encoding ATP-dependent Clp protease ATP-binding subunit — translation MDNNFSAQVKEIISFSREEALRLGNDFIGTEHLLLGLIREGENTAVRILKSFNVDLYELRKEVELAVKDKTGKNIANINSLPLTKQAEKVIRVTVLEAKALKSPTVETEHLMLSILKNKENIATQILNQFDVDYDLFRNELGVVKSNDVRSEYADENEDDFDDEKKYSQQKSRSAGNTKSKTPVLDNFGRDITRLAESGALDPIVGREEEIERVSQILSRRKKNNPILIGEPGVGKTAIVEGLALRIVQRKVSRVLFDKRVISLDLAALVAGTKYRGQFEERMKAIMNELEKNRDVILFIDEIHTIVGAGGASGSLDASNIFKPALARGELQCIGASTLDEYRMYIEKDGALDRRFQKVMVEPPSVDETIQILNNIKSKYEDYHNVTYSDDAIDACVKLSDRYITDRLLPDKAIDVMDEVGARVHLKNINVPKEILDLEKKIEDVKVEKNKVVKSQKFEEAASLRDTEKRLQEDLEKAKASWEEESKHKRYPIDDEAIAEVVSMMTGIPVKRMVQAESEKLRRMGEDMRSMVIGQDDAIEKVVKAIQRNRVGLKDPKKPIGTFIFLGPTGVGKTELARSLARYMFDSEDALIRIDMSEYMEKFTVSRLIGAPPGYVGYEEGGQLTEKVRRKPYSVILLDEIEKAHPDIYNILLQVLDDGQLTDGLGRRVDFKNTTIIMTSNIGVRQLKDFGDGVGFATQARTQNANENNKAVIEKALKRTFSPEFLNRIDDVIIFNSLNKDNIFQIIDILMKGVMKRLANLGFTMELTTEAKNFIAEKGYDVQFGARPLHRAIQKYLEDPLAEEILSLHIKQGDTLLADLDKENSKIRFTLKTAKEKSEAS, via the coding sequence ATGGACAACAATTTTTCAGCCCAGGTGAAGGAGATCATTTCTTTTAGCAGAGAGGAGGCTTTACGGCTTGGGAACGATTTTATCGGAACTGAACATTTGTTGCTGGGGTTGATCCGTGAAGGAGAGAACACTGCTGTCCGTATATTGAAAAGCTTTAATGTGGATCTGTACGAATTGCGGAAAGAGGTTGAACTGGCAGTAAAAGACAAGACCGGTAAAAACATTGCTAACATAAACAGTTTGCCACTCACCAAGCAGGCCGAAAAGGTGATACGTGTAACTGTGCTGGAAGCAAAAGCCCTAAAGAGTCCGACAGTTGAAACGGAACATTTAATGCTCTCCATTCTAAAGAATAAGGAAAACATAGCAACTCAAATCTTAAATCAGTTCGACGTGGATTACGATTTATTCAGAAACGAATTAGGCGTTGTTAAGAGCAACGACGTACGCAGTGAATATGCCGACGAGAACGAAGATGATTTTGATGATGAAAAGAAATACTCGCAGCAGAAATCACGTTCTGCCGGAAATACAAAAAGCAAAACACCGGTATTAGACAACTTTGGCCGCGATATTACACGTTTGGCAGAGAGTGGTGCCCTTGACCCTATCGTTGGACGTGAGGAAGAAATTGAAAGAGTATCGCAGATCCTGAGCCGTCGTAAAAAGAACAACCCGATCCTTATCGGTGAGCCTGGTGTAGGTAAAACCGCTATCGTTGAAGGTTTGGCCCTGCGTATCGTACAAAGAAAGGTATCAAGAGTATTGTTTGACAAACGGGTGATCTCATTAGACCTTGCTGCCCTCGTAGCAGGTACAAAATACCGCGGTCAGTTTGAAGAGCGCATGAAAGCGATCATGAATGAACTCGAAAAGAACAGGGATGTGATCCTGTTCATCGATGAAATTCATACCATCGTAGGCGCTGGTGGTGCAAGCGGATCACTCGATGCATCCAACATTTTTAAACCAGCCCTGGCCCGTGGCGAACTCCAATGCATTGGCGCATCTACCCTGGATGAGTACAGAATGTACATTGAAAAAGACGGCGCCCTCGATCGCCGCTTCCAGAAAGTAATGGTAGAACCACCAAGTGTTGATGAAACCATTCAGATCCTCAATAACATCAAATCCAAATACGAAGACTATCACAACGTTACTTACAGTGACGATGCGATCGATGCCTGCGTAAAACTGAGCGACCGTTACATTACCGATCGTTTATTGCCCGACAAAGCAATCGACGTAATGGATGAAGTAGGCGCCCGGGTGCACTTAAAGAACATCAACGTGCCTAAAGAGATCCTCGATCTGGAAAAGAAGATCGAAGATGTGAAGGTGGAAAAGAATAAAGTAGTAAAGAGCCAGAAGTTTGAAGAAGCTGCTTCTTTACGCGATACAGAAAAACGTTTGCAGGAAGACCTGGAAAAAGCGAAAGCAAGCTGGGAAGAAGAAAGCAAACACAAACGCTACCCGATAGACGACGAAGCTATTGCTGAAGTAGTGAGCATGATGACCGGTATCCCCGTTAAAAGGATGGTACAGGCAGAAAGCGAAAAACTACGTCGCATGGGTGAAGATATGCGCAGTATGGTGATCGGGCAGGATGATGCGATCGAGAAGGTGGTGAAAGCCATCCAGCGTAACCGCGTTGGGTTGAAAGATCCTAAAAAGCCGATCGGTACCTTTATCTTCCTCGGACCTACCGGTGTTGGTAAAACCGAGCTGGCACGTTCACTGGCCCGCTACATGTTCGACTCGGAAGATGCGCTGATCCGCATAGACATGAGTGAATACATGGAAAAATTCACCGTGAGCCGATTGATTGGTGCGCCTCCGGGATATGTAGGTTATGAAGAAGGCGGTCAGTTAACTGAGAAAGTTCGCCGTAAACCATACTCGGTGATACTGCTTGATGAAATTGAAAAAGCACACCCCGATATTTACAACATCCTGTTACAGGTGTTGGACGATGGTCAGTTGACCGATGGCTTAGGCAGAAGGGTAGACTTCAAGAATACTACCATTATCATGACCTCAAATATAGGTGTGCGTCAGTTGAAAGATTTCGGGGATGGTGTAGGTTTCGCTACCCAGGCCCGTACACAAAACGCCAATGAAAATAACAAAGCTGTTATTGAAAAGGCGTTGAAGCGTACTTTCTCGCCTGAGTTCCTGAACCGTATCGATGATGTGATCATCTTCAATTCGTTGAATAAAGACAACATCTTCCAGATCATCGACATCCTGATGAAAGGGGTAATGAAACGGTTAGCTAACTTAGGGTTCACCATGGAGTTAACTACAGAAGCCAAAAACTTCATCGCTGAAAAAGGTTACGATGTACAGTTTGGCGCCCGTCCATTACACAGGGCCATCCAGAAATACCTGGAAGATCCCCTTGCAGAAGAGATCCTGAGCCTGCATATTAAACAAGGCGACACACTGTTGGCCGACCTTGACAAAGAGAACTCCAAGATCAGGTTCACTTTGAAAACGGCAAAGGAAAAATCTGAAGCGTCATAA
- a CDS encoding STAS domain-containing protein, producing MQFKIDTSEKFHAITIKEPVLSANMTEELDACLMPLLKQEVKNVVLNLQDTQNIDNAAGEHLVTIQQSFYEHNASFVICCMQKQVEKALDNAGILELLNIAPTESEAWDILHMEEIERELGDSI from the coding sequence ATGCAGTTCAAAATTGATACCAGTGAGAAATTCCATGCCATAACAATCAAAGAGCCAGTTTTATCTGCTAATATGACAGAAGAATTGGATGCCTGTTTAATGCCCCTCTTGAAACAGGAAGTTAAAAACGTGGTGCTTAATTTACAAGACACTCAAAACATTGATAACGCTGCCGGTGAGCACCTGGTCACTATCCAGCAATCGTTTTACGAGCACAATGCCTCATTTGTGATCTGCTGTATGCAAAAACAGGTGGAGAAAGCACTTGACAATGCCGGAATACTCGAATTGTTAAACATAGCACCCACTGAAAGCGAAGCCTGGGACATCCTGCACATGGAAGAAATTGAACGCGAACTGGGCGATTCAATCTAG
- a CDS encoding 2-C-methyl-D-erythritol 4-phosphate cytidylyltransferase codes for MKKYAVIVAGGSGLRMGTAVPKQFLPLRGKPVLWHSLNTFLKAWPDLDIIVVLPPDYVRTGEEIVATTTNPARIRITVGGETRYHSVKNGLTCINETSIVFVHDAVRCLITTNLIHRCYEAALEKGNAIPAIQPIDTLRIETANGNHLLDRSQVRIIQTPQTFYSNIIQKAFEQPYDPSFTDEASVVEKLGIPIQLIEGEASNIKITRPLDILLAEKILEENDRS; via the coding sequence ATGAAGAAATACGCTGTCATAGTAGCCGGAGGGTCCGGTTTGCGCATGGGTACTGCTGTCCCAAAACAATTTCTGCCTTTGCGTGGTAAACCAGTGCTATGGCATTCGCTCAATACTTTCCTGAAAGCCTGGCCCGATCTTGACATCATTGTTGTACTGCCACCTGATTATGTACGTACCGGAGAAGAAATAGTTGCCACTACTACAAATCCCGCCCGTATAAGGATCACGGTGGGTGGTGAAACCCGCTATCATTCCGTTAAAAATGGCCTTACCTGTATTAACGAAACTTCCATCGTTTTTGTTCATGATGCAGTAAGATGTTTGATCACTACCAACCTCATTCATCGTTGCTACGAGGCTGCGCTTGAAAAAGGCAATGCCATTCCGGCCATTCAACCCATCGATACACTGCGGATTGAAACAGCCAACGGCAACCACCTGCTCGACCGTTCACAGGTACGCATCATTCAAACCCCGCAAACATTTTACAGCAACATCATACAAAAAGCCTTTGAACAACCTTACGATCCTTCGTTCACCGACGAGGCCAGCGTAGTGGAAAAACTGGGCATACCCATTCAGTTGATCGAAGGCGAAGCTTCCAATATCAAGATCACCAGGCCATTGGATATTTTACTGGCAGAAAAGATCCTGGAAGAAAATGATCGTTCCTGA
- a CDS encoding class I SAM-dependent methyltransferase encodes MLQYVQRTRLRLQYRPYKGRGFTCNCCGKQYEKFAPRYPAAEDKQALDKHHVIAGYGEEELCPWCLSTSRERLVIGLLATQIPVAGKRILHLSPEPKVFAFLKQQQAVITSTDITPGFYQKIDKHIQYADATQLPFPDNAFDLVIGNHIMEHIPNDRLAMREIYRVLQPGGRAILQVPFSESISNTLEVPDINDPKQQSALFGQKDHVRIYALKDYLQRLRDAGFTVNYQLYGSFIAYFQYAIQPLEGFIHITK; translated from the coding sequence TTGTTGCAATACGTACAACGCACCCGCCTTCGTTTGCAATACCGGCCGTATAAAGGCAGGGGTTTTACCTGTAACTGCTGTGGTAAACAATATGAAAAATTTGCGCCACGCTACCCCGCTGCAGAAGATAAACAGGCGCTTGACAAACACCATGTTATTGCAGGTTATGGCGAGGAGGAGTTATGCCCCTGGTGCCTGAGCACCAGCAGGGAACGGTTAGTGATCGGCCTGTTGGCTACCCAAATACCCGTTGCCGGTAAACGTATTTTGCACCTGTCGCCCGAACCCAAAGTGTTTGCCTTCCTCAAGCAACAGCAGGCTGTTATTACCAGCACCGACATCACACCCGGTTTTTACCAGAAGATAGATAAACACATTCAATACGCCGATGCTACTCAATTACCATTTCCTGATAACGCGTTCGACCTGGTGATCGGCAATCACATCATGGAGCATATTCCCAACGACCGGCTGGCCATGCGGGAAATTTACCGTGTTTTACAACCCGGCGGACGGGCCATCTTACAGGTGCCTTTTTCGGAAAGCATTTCCAACACATTGGAGGTCCCCGATATCAACGACCCCAAACAACAGTCAGCCCTGTTCGGACAAAAAGACCATGTTCGCATTTATGCCCTGAAAGATTATCTGCAACGTTTACGGGATGCAGGTTTCACCGTAAACTATCAGTTGTACGGTTCGTTCATTGCCTACTTCCAATATGCCATTCAACCGCTGGAAGGATTTATTCATATTACAAAGTGA
- a CDS encoding GNAT family N-acetyltransferase, with protein sequence MLQSNLQYLHRNQVDTVKWDQCINKAPNGLIYAFSFYLDHMAPGWSALVLGDYEAVMPLPIRKKMGVAYIYKPGFIASLGVFGPALTRDLVTQFIQAIPASIKLIDTCLNAGNIFSNPPEFTKLHSNFILPLQLSYEQLYNGYRNNIKRNIKRAQKLNNRYATDVKVEEVLRLAQLQPDRTGHFTEADYANFTRLYHYLHQQQKALACGVYTEANELVASCVYFFSHNRAYYILVGNHPNGRTQGASHFLIDRYIHDNAGTGLLLDFEGGDFRNLAFFYSSFGAQLEVYPALYVNRLPWWMKLLSGKPVQ encoded by the coding sequence TCCTAACGGGCTTATTTATGCCTTTTCTTTTTACCTGGATCATATGGCGCCCGGCTGGAGCGCGCTGGTATTGGGCGATTATGAAGCCGTGATGCCGTTGCCCATCAGAAAAAAAATGGGGGTTGCTTATATTTATAAACCCGGTTTTATTGCTTCATTAGGCGTGTTTGGTCCGGCGCTGACCCGCGACCTGGTTACGCAATTCATCCAGGCTATCCCTGCTTCCATAAAACTGATAGACACCTGTTTGAATGCAGGGAATATCTTTTCCAATCCGCCGGAGTTTACGAAGCTGCACAGCAATTTTATTTTGCCGTTGCAGCTGTCCTATGAGCAATTGTACAATGGGTATCGCAACAATATAAAACGCAACATAAAACGGGCGCAAAAGCTGAACAACCGGTATGCAACTGATGTGAAGGTAGAGGAGGTGCTGCGGTTAGCGCAACTGCAACCCGACCGTACCGGTCATTTTACCGAAGCCGATTATGCCAACTTCACCCGGTTGTATCATTACTTACACCAGCAACAAAAGGCCCTTGCCTGCGGAGTATATACGGAGGCCAATGAACTGGTAGCCTCCTGTGTGTATTTTTTTTCGCATAATCGGGCCTACTATATTTTAGTGGGGAACCATCCCAATGGCAGAACGCAGGGCGCTTCGCATTTTTTGATAGACCGGTATATCCATGACAATGCCGGCACCGGCTTATTGCTCGACTTTGAAGGGGGCGACTTCCGCAACCTGGCATTTTTTTACAGCAGTTTTGGGGCGCAACTGGAAGTATATCCTGCGCTTTATGTGAACAGGCTGCCCTGGTGGATGAAACTGCTGAGTGGAAAACCGGTTCAATAG